A window of the Kosakonia radicincitans DSM 16656 genome harbors these coding sequences:
- the acuI gene encoding acrylyl-CoA reductase (NADPH), giving the protein MKALVLEQLENKTLAEVKDVALPALAEGDVRVDIDWSSLNYKDALAITGKGKIIRQFPMVPGIDFSGRVSESRDPRFVPGQAVILTGWGVGENHWGGLAAQACVKGDWLVPLPESLSARQAMIIGTAGFTAMLCVMALQEAGVKPQDGTVLVTGASGGVGSTAVVLLKALGYTVAAVTGRESTHDFLRQLGADEILPRSDFEQTRPLEKQLWAGAIDTVGSHVLAKVLAQTNYGGCVAACGLAGGFDLPTTVMPFILRNVRLQGVDSVMVPTAQRPAVWENLARILPQSYYQQAATEIALEQAPATAADFLQNKIQGRTLVKISG; this is encoded by the coding sequence ATGAAAGCATTAGTTCTGGAACAGCTTGAGAATAAAACCCTAGCGGAAGTCAAAGACGTGGCGCTGCCTGCGCTGGCCGAGGGCGATGTCCGGGTCGATATTGACTGGTCCAGTCTCAACTACAAAGACGCGCTGGCCATCACCGGTAAAGGCAAAATCATTCGCCAGTTCCCGATGGTGCCAGGCATCGATTTTTCCGGCCGCGTCAGCGAAAGCCGCGACCCGCGTTTTGTACCGGGCCAGGCGGTCATTCTCACCGGCTGGGGCGTGGGTGAAAACCACTGGGGCGGCCTTGCGGCGCAGGCCTGCGTGAAAGGCGACTGGCTGGTGCCTCTGCCGGAAAGTTTAAGCGCGCGTCAGGCGATGATCATCGGTACCGCTGGTTTTACCGCCATGCTGTGCGTCATGGCATTGCAGGAAGCCGGGGTGAAACCGCAGGATGGTACGGTGCTCGTCACCGGCGCGAGCGGCGGCGTGGGCAGCACCGCCGTGGTACTGCTGAAAGCGCTGGGTTACACCGTGGCCGCCGTTACTGGCCGCGAATCGACCCACGATTTCCTGCGCCAGTTGGGTGCTGACGAGATCCTGCCACGCAGCGATTTCGAACAGACGCGTCCGCTGGAGAAACAACTGTGGGCCGGTGCGATCGATACCGTCGGCAGCCATGTGCTGGCAAAAGTGCTGGCGCAGACCAACTATGGCGGTTGCGTGGCGGCCTGCGGCCTGGCGGGCGGTTTCGATCTACCGACGACCGTGATGCCGTTTATCCTGCGCAACGTGCGTCTGCAAGGCGTGGATTCAGTCATGGTGCCGACGGCGCAACGTCCGGCAGTATGGGAAAATCTCGCCCGCATCCTGCCGCAGAGCTACTACCAGCAGGCGGCGACTGAAATCGCGCTGGAACAAGCCCCGGCAACCGCCGCCGATTTCCTGCAAAACAAAATCCAGGGCCGCACGCTGGTGAAAATCAGCGGCTAA
- a CDS encoding acetyl-CoA carboxylase biotin carboxylase subunit gives MTGKIKKLLVANRGEIAVRIIRAAQTLGIPTVAACSEADSESLAAKLADEVCIIGPAPAARSYLNINALLDAAAQTGANAIHPGYGFLSENAQFAERVEQAGYIFVGPDAQTIRVMGDKAAARRTAAEAGVPVVPGSRVLETVQAAQVRASQIGYPCLIKAAAGGGGRGIRVVENDEALAREFPVAQSESKAAFGSSAVYLERFIARARHVEVQILGDGERVIHLFDRECSLQRRRQKIFEEAPSPALSPAQRAALCDSAVQLARHLRYRGAGTLEYLFDETRGEFWFIEMNTRIQVEHPVTEMVTGIDLVQWMLRIANGEPLTLAQSDVHLSGCACEMRINAEDPDKNFFPCPGRIDAVVWPGGEGIRIDSHVFSGYSVPPWYDSLLAKVIAWGPDRADALARARQALGGLELRGIKTTAPLHQWLLQHPQLQAGEFTTTTLEQWLAERDSAATPPLQESRRYGQ, from the coding sequence ATGACGGGGAAAATAAAAAAATTATTGGTCGCTAACCGTGGGGAAATAGCGGTGCGTATTATTCGTGCTGCGCAAACACTGGGGATCCCAACGGTGGCGGCATGCAGCGAGGCGGACAGTGAAAGCCTCGCGGCAAAACTGGCCGATGAGGTGTGCATTATCGGCCCGGCACCAGCCGCGCGCAGTTATCTCAACATTAATGCCTTACTGGATGCCGCCGCGCAAACCGGTGCAAATGCGATCCACCCTGGCTACGGTTTTCTGTCGGAAAATGCCCAGTTCGCCGAGCGGGTTGAACAGGCCGGGTATATTTTCGTCGGCCCCGACGCGCAAACCATTCGCGTGATGGGCGATAAAGCCGCAGCCCGCCGCACAGCAGCAGAAGCCGGTGTGCCAGTCGTTCCCGGCTCCCGGGTGCTGGAAACGGTACAGGCAGCGCAAGTTCGCGCCAGCCAGATCGGTTATCCCTGCCTGATTAAAGCCGCAGCCGGTGGCGGTGGTCGTGGTATTCGCGTGGTAGAAAATGATGAGGCGCTGGCGCGGGAATTCCCCGTTGCCCAGAGCGAATCGAAAGCCGCTTTTGGCTCAAGCGCAGTCTATCTCGAGCGTTTTATCGCCCGCGCCCGTCATGTTGAAGTGCAGATCCTCGGCGATGGCGAGCGGGTGATCCACCTGTTCGACCGCGAGTGCTCGTTACAGCGCCGTCGGCAGAAAATCTTTGAGGAAGCGCCCTCGCCTGCCCTGAGTCCTGCCCAGCGGGCCGCGCTCTGCGACAGCGCTGTGCAACTGGCGCGGCACCTACGCTACCGCGGAGCAGGCACGCTGGAATACCTGTTTGATGAAACGCGCGGCGAGTTCTGGTTCATTGAAATGAATACCCGTATCCAGGTGGAACACCCAGTAACCGAGATGGTAACGGGCATCGATCTGGTGCAGTGGATGTTACGCATTGCCAACGGTGAACCGCTAACGTTGGCGCAGTCGGATGTGCACCTGAGCGGCTGCGCTTGCGAAATGCGCATTAACGCCGAAGACCCCGACAAGAACTTCTTCCCTTGCCCTGGCCGGATAGACGCAGTGGTGTGGCCGGGTGGCGAAGGGATCCGTATCGACAGCCATGTCTTCAGCGGTTACAGCGTTCCCCCGTGGTATGACTCCTTGCTGGCGAAGGTAATTGCCTGGGGCCCCGATCGCGCCGACGCGCTGGCCCGCGCCCGCCAGGCACTCGGCGGGCTTGAACTGCGTGGCATCAAAACCACCGCCCCGCTGCATCAATGGCTGCTGCAACACCCGCAATTGCAGGCGGGAGAATTTACCACCACCACCCTTGAGCAGTGGCTGGCGGAGCGCGACAGTGCAGCCACGCCGCCGCTACAGGAGAGCCGTCGCTATGGCCAATAA
- a CDS encoding purine-cytosine permease family protein, which translates to MASAPQSRSAENVGQSALPEPARMGKFSLTMAWWAVCSAVFYIVVGASLALAYGAINAIIGMALSVISYGLINGVISRFAIRSGLSVAQFSRRLFGRMGASLATLIFFSTAIYYAVFEGSVIAFALNHLFPGMVYWAAAALVVIYSVPLIFGSVQHWLDKFNGVLLPFYLVGLLATIVVSVMHYGYQANWLEYGPANPSRWGWWNCFTYYMGVWVLMMYTFDYARFGREEDSQYHARFNFGMPFYLVTFFLNGVAGIYLASSLHDGGALSETAVVVAILNLLGIAGLGFVWVTQTRINTANYYLATVNMQVFFHSLFNLKLPKLVWACVVGVVVYILMLADVFAWLLQALAYQGVFVVAWVGVALAGIAHNVPHDHEHEAINPVGVGAWFISVALGIVLMQGPASLASFSAVVTFVSACGLYTLFSQWARISENKLLKPRRSASVRR; encoded by the coding sequence ATGGCTTCAGCTCCACAATCCCGCTCGGCGGAAAATGTTGGTCAGTCAGCGCTGCCGGAGCCGGCGCGCATGGGGAAATTCTCCCTCACCATGGCGTGGTGGGCGGTGTGCAGCGCCGTATTTTACATTGTGGTTGGCGCGTCTTTGGCACTGGCCTACGGGGCGATTAACGCCATTATCGGTATGGCGTTATCCGTTATTTCCTATGGTTTGATTAATGGCGTGATCAGTCGTTTTGCAATTCGCAGCGGCTTGTCTGTCGCCCAGTTCTCACGCCGCCTGTTCGGGCGGATGGGCGCATCGCTGGCGACGCTGATCTTCTTCTCTACGGCGATCTATTACGCCGTGTTCGAAGGCTCGGTGATCGCCTTCGCCCTCAACCACCTGTTCCCGGGTATGGTCTACTGGGCAGCGGCGGCACTGGTGGTGATATACAGCGTGCCGCTTATTTTCGGTAGCGTTCAGCACTGGCTGGATAAATTCAACGGTGTACTGCTGCCGTTTTACCTGGTGGGGTTGCTGGCGACGATCGTTGTTTCCGTGATGCATTACGGCTACCAGGCAAACTGGCTTGAGTATGGCCCGGCCAACCCTTCACGGTGGGGTTGGTGGAACTGCTTCACCTATTACATGGGCGTATGGGTATTGATGATGTACACCTTCGACTACGCCCGCTTTGGCCGTGAGGAAGACAGCCAGTATCACGCACGCTTTAACTTTGGTATGCCATTTTATCTGGTCACCTTTTTCCTGAATGGCGTAGCGGGAATTTACCTCGCCAGCAGTCTGCACGACGGTGGGGCGCTCAGCGAAACCGCCGTTGTAGTGGCGATATTAAATCTACTGGGCATTGCCGGGCTGGGGTTTGTCTGGGTGACACAGACACGGATCAACACTGCCAACTATTACCTGGCTACCGTCAATATGCAGGTCTTCTTCCACAGCTTGTTTAACCTCAAATTACCGAAGCTGGTCTGGGCCTGTGTGGTCGGTGTGGTGGTGTACATTCTGATGCTGGCGGATGTGTTCGCCTGGCTATTGCAGGCGCTGGCTTATCAGGGGGTATTTGTCGTGGCATGGGTAGGCGTGGCGCTGGCCGGGATTGCCCACAATGTACCGCACGACCATGAGCATGAGGCAATTAATCCGGTAGGCGTGGGCGCGTGGTTTATCAGCGTGGCGCTGGGGATTGTGCTGATGCAAGGGCCTGCGTCACTGGCCTCGTTCTCGGCGGTGGTAACCTTTGTCTCAGCCTGCGGTTTGTACACGCTGTTCAGCCAGTGGGCGCGGATAAGTGAAAATAAACTGCTCAAGCCCCGGCGCTCAGCCAGCGTCCGCCGCTGA
- a CDS encoding LysR family transcriptional regulator: protein MLTLRQVRYFVATAEMGQISLAAVHLNISQSAVTGAIQELEQLLGKKLFTRSVHGMMLTDYGNHFLNHAYTVLQTVDNAVRSMPVNDTGVRGTLRLAASYTVIGYFLPFHLQRLAQDYPHIDIQLFEYERQDIEQGLVDQTLDMALVLTGNLRHQSIYAETLFNSTRRLWLPSRHPLCEKSHVTLEDVAGEPFIMLTVDEAADSAMRYWEEAGASPSVILRTSSVEAVRSMVANGSGIAILSDLVYRPWSLEGRRIETRSLVNHVHPMSVGLAWRHDAHFTPAMAALREYFRSAFVTQQINMVRR, encoded by the coding sequence ATGCTGACATTACGCCAGGTTCGTTATTTTGTTGCCACCGCCGAAATGGGGCAGATCTCGCTGGCGGCCGTGCATCTCAATATTTCGCAGTCGGCGGTCACCGGGGCGATTCAGGAACTGGAGCAGCTATTGGGCAAAAAGCTGTTTACCCGCTCGGTGCACGGCATGATGCTGACCGACTACGGGAACCATTTTCTTAACCATGCCTATACCGTGTTACAGACCGTGGATAATGCCGTGCGTAGTATGCCGGTTAATGACACGGGTGTGCGAGGCACGCTACGCCTGGCGGCAAGTTACACGGTGATAGGCTATTTTCTGCCGTTCCATCTGCAACGGCTGGCGCAGGATTACCCGCACATTGATATCCAGTTGTTTGAGTATGAGCGACAGGATATTGAACAAGGATTGGTTGACCAGACGCTGGATATGGCACTGGTGCTGACTGGCAATTTACGCCATCAGTCGATTTATGCCGAAACCCTGTTTAATTCTACGCGCCGCTTGTGGTTGCCATCACGGCATCCGTTATGTGAAAAATCGCACGTGACGCTGGAGGATGTGGCCGGGGAACCTTTCATTATGCTCACGGTGGATGAAGCTGCAGACAGTGCCATGCGCTACTGGGAAGAAGCCGGAGCCAGCCCGAGCGTTATCCTGCGCACCAGTTCGGTCGAGGCGGTGCGCAGCATGGTGGCGAATGGTTCGGGGATTGCTATCTTATCGGACCTGGTTTATCGCCCGTGGTCGCTGGAAGGGCGGCGCATTGAGACCCGTTCGCTGGTGAACCATGTGCACCCGATGAGCGTCGGCCTGGCATGGCGTCATGACGCCCACTTCACCCCGGCGATGGCGGCGCTGCGCGAGTATTTCCGCAGCGCATTCGTGACGCAGCAAATCAATATGGTGCGACGTTAA
- a CDS encoding 5-oxoprolinase subunit PxpA has product MMKTVDINSDIGESFGSWIIGDNVDNELMTIISSANIATGFHAGDPNIMRKTVESARKNGVAIGAHPGFNDLQGFGRRHLSIPMDELVNDIIYQLGALREFARLYSLPLQHIKPHGALYMHLARDETAAQCFVATLHQLDASLYLYCMAGSAVWQAAQRLEHPVVTEFYADREYDDQGLIVFTRTTGRLNVQAITEKVLMACLEGKVKTVTGNTIPIRFDSICIHSDTPGALEIISSVKMALINAGINVCSPGMV; this is encoded by the coding sequence ATGATGAAAACGGTCGATATCAACTCCGATATAGGAGAAAGTTTTGGCTCATGGATAATTGGCGATAATGTTGATAATGAGCTTATGACGATAATAAGCTCCGCCAATATTGCCACCGGGTTTCACGCTGGCGATCCAAATATTATGCGAAAAACCGTCGAGTCGGCCAGAAAAAATGGTGTGGCCATTGGCGCACATCCGGGATTTAATGATTTACAAGGATTTGGTCGCCGCCATTTATCTATTCCGATGGACGAACTGGTTAACGACATTATTTACCAACTGGGTGCATTGCGGGAATTCGCACGTTTATACTCCTTGCCATTGCAGCATATTAAACCGCACGGCGCGTTATATATGCACCTGGCGCGGGATGAAACGGCAGCGCAATGTTTTGTTGCCACCCTGCATCAACTCGACGCCAGCCTCTATCTTTACTGCATGGCGGGTTCCGCCGTCTGGCAGGCAGCACAGCGGCTGGAGCATCCGGTCGTCACCGAGTTTTACGCCGACAGAGAGTATGACGATCAAGGGCTTATTGTCTTCACCCGCACTACCGGGCGTCTTAATGTGCAGGCGATCACCGAGAAAGTGTTAATGGCCTGTCTGGAGGGGAAAGTCAAAACCGTTACCGGCAATACCATCCCGATTCGTTTCGATTCTATTTGTATCCACAGTGATACGCCCGGCGCACTGGAAATTATCAGCTCGGTAAAAATGGCGCTCATTAATGCAGGTATAAACGTCTGCTCACCGGGTATGGTTTAA
- a CDS encoding YjfB family protein, which translates to MDPIQIASLASSLDSYQLDSQVSTLVLKKALDAQQSMASDIIQQIPQLPSNPAIGRNINTTA; encoded by the coding sequence ATGGACCCGATACAAATTGCCTCTCTGGCCAGCAGCCTGGACTCCTATCAGCTTGATAGCCAGGTCAGTACGCTGGTACTCAAAAAGGCGCTGGATGCTCAGCAGTCAATGGCTTCCGATATCATTCAGCAGATCCCGCAGTTACCATCCAACCCGGCAATTGGTCGTAATATCAATACCACGGCCTAA
- a CDS encoding biotin-dependent carboxyltransferase family protein, whose translation MTINVIKPGLATTVQDAGREGYYHLGIPPSGALDPYSMQMANLLVGNAADDAVLEMTLLGPELHFSTDALIAVCGAAMTPIVDNQPAATHSALYIRAGQHLRFAPARQGCRGYLAIAGGLDVPRVLGSRSTYTLGALGGFQGRRLAASDVLNVHPVNADRFRREGNTVPEALLPVLEKSVTLRLVPGLYIHRLTEAAVDTFFADDWYVSTEADRTGYRLKGGQPLAFNPRTPPFGAGSDPSNIVDACYPIGSVQVPGGLEPIVLLRDAVSGGGYMTLGTVISPDLAILGQLQPNQHVRFMPVTLEEALVARRQSQQRMVQLANVLR comes from the coding sequence ATGACCATCAATGTGATTAAGCCAGGCCTTGCCACCACGGTACAGGATGCAGGGCGTGAAGGCTATTACCACCTGGGCATTCCCCCCTCCGGCGCATTGGATCCGTATTCAATGCAGATGGCGAACCTGCTGGTGGGTAACGCAGCCGATGATGCGGTGCTGGAGATGACGCTGCTCGGCCCGGAGTTACATTTTTCCACCGATGCGCTGATCGCGGTGTGCGGCGCGGCGATGACGCCGATCGTTGACAATCAACCTGCTGCTACGCACAGCGCGCTGTATATCCGCGCCGGGCAACATCTGCGCTTTGCCCCGGCCCGCCAGGGATGCCGTGGCTATCTGGCGATTGCTGGCGGCCTTGATGTGCCGCGCGTCCTGGGAAGCCGCTCGACCTATACGCTGGGGGCGCTGGGGGGCTTTCAGGGGCGGCGACTGGCAGCGAGTGATGTGTTGAACGTGCATCCAGTGAACGCAGATCGCTTCCGCCGCGAAGGGAACACTGTTCCTGAGGCATTACTGCCGGTGCTGGAGAAATCCGTCACTTTGCGCCTGGTGCCGGGCCTCTATATCCACCGACTGACGGAAGCCGCGGTCGATACCTTCTTTGCCGACGACTGGTATGTCAGTACCGAAGCCGACCGCACGGGCTACCGTCTGAAAGGCGGGCAGCCGCTGGCGTTTAACCCACGGACACCACCGTTTGGCGCAGGCTCCGATCCCTCCAATATTGTCGATGCCTGCTACCCCATTGGTTCCGTTCAGGTACCAGGTGGGCTTGAGCCAATTGTCCTGCTGCGCGATGCAGTATCGGGCGGCGGCTATATGACGCTGGGGACCGTTATCAGCCCCGATCTGGCCATTCTTGGTCAGTTACAACCTAATCAACACGTCCGCTTTATGCCTGTGACGCTGGAAGAGGCGCTGGTTGCCCGCCGCCAGTCTCAACAGCGAATGGTGCAACTGGCGAACGTGTTGCGTTAA
- a CDS encoding acetyl-CoA carboxylase yields the protein MSDIEIISPLPGIFYRQPSPEAAPFVKDGDKVEPDTIIGLIEVMKQFSEIFAETRGIISAITIQNGDAVEPGQVIAIIKTDNE from the coding sequence ATGTCTGATATTGAAATTATTTCGCCATTGCCAGGTATTTTTTACCGGCAACCCTCACCGGAGGCTGCACCTTTTGTTAAGGATGGCGATAAAGTCGAACCCGATACCATTATTGGTTTAATTGAAGTGATGAAGCAGTTCAGCGAAATATTCGCCGAGACTCGCGGCATAATAAGCGCCATCACCATACAAAATGGTGATGCCGTCGAACCCGGACAAGTGATCGCCATAATAAAAACCGATAACGAATAA
- a CDS encoding 5-oxoprolinase subunit B family protein, protein MANNPIRYSFGGDEHLFAEIDQSMSLNAFFHGLTLTRALEACQLPGVLDICLANASFQVRFNPDVLAPQTLLDKLQALEADNEGDTTLATRIIEVPVLYNDPWTHETLMRFRDRHQAPEGSDLDYAAHINGYADKDDFIAAHSGTPWFVSMVGFVAGLPFMYQMVGHDKQLQVPKYLRPRTDTPGLSLGHGGCFGCIYSVRGAGGYQLFGITPMPIYDPAQRLPYLQSEMVFFKAGDIVQFRAIDHQTYDDISEQVKKGLFSPRIRDVTFVLADFVADPQGYPQLLKRGLYDHQCD, encoded by the coding sequence ATGGCCAATAATCCGATTCGCTACTCGTTTGGCGGAGATGAGCATCTTTTTGCCGAAATTGACCAGTCAATGTCGTTAAATGCTTTTTTTCACGGCCTGACGCTGACGCGGGCACTGGAGGCATGCCAGCTCCCCGGAGTGCTGGATATTTGCCTGGCGAACGCCTCTTTCCAGGTACGCTTTAACCCGGACGTGCTGGCACCGCAAACGCTGCTCGACAAGCTGCAGGCGCTGGAAGCCGATAACGAAGGCGACACAACACTGGCGACACGCATTATTGAGGTGCCGGTGCTGTACAACGATCCGTGGACACACGAGACGTTAATGCGTTTTCGCGATCGCCATCAGGCACCGGAAGGCAGCGACCTCGACTATGCCGCACACATCAATGGTTATGCGGATAAAGACGACTTTATTGCCGCGCACAGCGGTACGCCGTGGTTCGTGTCGATGGTGGGTTTTGTCGCCGGATTGCCGTTTATGTACCAGATGGTCGGGCATGACAAACAGCTCCAGGTACCAAAATACCTGCGCCCGCGTACCGATACGCCCGGGTTATCCCTCGGTCATGGCGGCTGCTTCGGCTGTATCTACTCGGTGCGTGGCGCTGGCGGTTATCAGCTGTTTGGTATCACGCCAATGCCGATCTATGACCCGGCGCAACGTCTGCCGTATCTGCAAAGCGAAATGGTGTTCTTCAAAGCGGGCGACATTGTGCAGTTCCGCGCCATCGATCATCAGACTTATGACGACATCAGCGAACAGGTGAAAAAAGGCCTATTTTCCCCGCGCATTCGCGATGTGACATTTGTGCTTGCAGACTTTGTCGCCGATCCGCAGGGCTATCCTCAGTTGTTGAAAAGGGGGTTGTATGACCATCAATGTGATTAA
- a CDS encoding AMP nucleosidase has product MMNKGAHLTPEQALDQLEALYDRSVNALRHAIGRYIENGELPAAEARAQGLFVYPSLSVSWNGSATKPPKTRAYARFTHSGCYTTTVTRPALFRAYLLEQLTLLCQDYGAQIEVGLSAHEIPYPYVIDGSELTLDRSMSAGLTRHFPTTELAQIGDETADGLFHPTELYPLSHFDARRVDFSLARLRHYTGTPVEHFQPFVLFTNYTRYVDEFVRWGCNQILDPESPYVALSCAGGHWITADTEAPEQAISDLAWKKHQMPAWHLVTADGQGITLVNIGVGPSNAKTICDHLAVLRPDVWLMIGHCGGLRESQEIGDYVLAHAYLRDDHVLDAVLPPDIPIPSIAEVQRALYDATKAVSDMPGEEVKQRLRTGTVVTTDDRNWELRYSASALRFNLSRAVAIDMESATIAAQGYRFRVPYGTLLCVSDKPLHGEIKLPGQANRFYEGAISEHLQIGIRAIDLLRAEGDRLHSRKLRTFNEPPFR; this is encoded by the coding sequence ATGATGAATAAAGGTGCACACCTGACACCTGAGCAGGCGCTGGATCAACTGGAGGCGCTGTACGACCGCTCGGTCAACGCACTGCGCCACGCCATTGGCCGCTATATTGAAAACGGTGAACTCCCGGCGGCTGAAGCCCGCGCACAAGGGTTGTTCGTCTACCCATCGCTGTCGGTAAGCTGGAATGGCAGCGCAACAAAACCGCCAAAAACCCGCGCTTATGCCCGCTTCACCCACTCCGGCTGCTACACCACCACCGTCACCCGCCCTGCACTGTTTCGCGCCTATTTACTCGAACAATTAACATTACTGTGCCAGGACTACGGCGCGCAGATCGAAGTGGGTCTTTCAGCCCATGAGATCCCCTACCCGTATGTGATTGATGGTTCCGAGCTGACGCTGGATCGCTCGATGAGCGCCGGTCTGACGCGCCACTTCCCGACCACCGAGCTGGCGCAGATTGGCGATGAAACTGCTGATGGCCTGTTCCACCCGACCGAGCTGTATCCGCTGTCGCATTTTGATGCCCGCCGCGTGGATTTTTCGCTGGCGCGCCTGCGCCACTACACCGGCACGCCGGTCGAGCATTTCCAGCCGTTTGTGCTGTTCACCAACTACACCCGCTATGTGGATGAGTTTGTGCGCTGGGGCTGCAACCAAATCCTCGATCCAGAAAGCCCCTATGTTGCGCTCTCCTGCGCGGGCGGGCACTGGATCACCGCCGATACCGAAGCGCCGGAGCAGGCGATTTCCGATCTGGCATGGAAAAAACATCAGATGCCAGCCTGGCACCTGGTGACCGCAGACGGCCAGGGGATCACGCTGGTGAATATTGGCGTCGGGCCGTCAAACGCCAAAACCATCTGCGATCACCTCGCCGTGCTGCGCCCGGATGTCTGGCTGATGATTGGCCACTGTGGCGGATTGCGTGAAAGCCAGGAGATTGGCGATTACGTGCTGGCGCACGCTTATCTGCGCGACGACCATGTGTTGGATGCGGTACTGCCGCCGGATATCCCGATCCCGAGCATCGCCGAAGTACAGCGCGCATTGTACGACGCCACCAAAGCAGTGAGCGATATGCCAGGCGAAGAGGTCAAACAACGCCTGCGTACCGGTACTGTAGTGACCACCGACGATCGTAACTGGGAGCTGCGCTATTCCGCCTCGGCGCTGCGTTTTAACCTGAGCCGCGCCGTGGCGATTGATATGGAAAGCGCCACCATTGCCGCACAGGGTTACCGCTTCCGTGTGCCTTATGGCACGCTGCTGTGCGTGTCGGATAAACCGCTGCACGGCGAGATCAAACTGCCCGGCCAGGCAAACCGTTTTTATGAAGGGGCAATTTCCGAGCACCTGCAAATTGGTATTCGCGCGATTGACCTGCTGCGGGCGGAGGGCGATCGCCTGCACTCCCGTAAGCTGCGCACCTTCAACGAACCGCCGTTCAGATAA
- a CDS encoding mannosyl-3-phosphoglycerate phosphatase-related protein translates to MLSLDSSLLIVSDLDGSLLDHHDYNWNAARQWLARLKQFRIPVIICSSKTAAEIVPLQEQLGIAGSPFIAENGARIVMTGEATGADTPGEEYRVLCRNLEALRHRFCFTGFHELSDADVADATGLTLAEAHLSRLRDASEVLLWRDDEQRLEDFRIALAGYGLALTRGGRFWHVMPEGCDKGHALVWLQQQLERQEGKPRITMGLGDGPNDIPMLTRVDYAVVIKGTGTKSVVLPRADEEHVYYTTLAGPEGWREGLDYFLLNPAMGARPEDKQ, encoded by the coding sequence ATGCTCTCTCTTGATTCTTCCTTGCTGATTGTAAGCGACCTTGATGGCTCATTACTGGATCATCATGACTACAACTGGAATGCTGCCCGCCAGTGGCTTGCACGCCTGAAACAATTTCGCATCCCGGTAATCATCTGTTCCAGCAAAACCGCAGCAGAAATCGTTCCGCTACAGGAACAGCTCGGTATTGCGGGTTCGCCGTTTATTGCTGAAAACGGTGCCCGTATCGTGATGACGGGGGAGGCGACAGGAGCCGATACCCCTGGCGAGGAGTACCGTGTGCTATGCCGGAATCTGGAAGCGCTCAGGCACCGGTTCTGTTTTACCGGTTTTCATGAGCTAAGCGATGCGGATGTCGCTGACGCTACGGGCCTGACGCTGGCGGAGGCACATCTGAGCCGTCTGCGCGATGCATCGGAAGTGCTGCTATGGCGAGATGATGAACAACGGCTCGAGGATTTCCGTATTGCGCTGGCAGGGTATGGGCTTGCCTTAACCCGCGGTGGACGTTTCTGGCATGTTATGCCTGAAGGTTGTGACAAAGGCCATGCGCTGGTCTGGTTGCAGCAACAGCTTGAACGGCAGGAGGGCAAACCACGGATTACGATGGGGTTAGGCGATGGCCCGAACGATATCCCCATGCTGACGCGCGTCGATTATGCGGTAGTGATTAAGGGAACAGGCACAAAATCTGTGGTTTTGCCGCGTGCTGACGAAGAACACGTTTATTACACCACCCTTGCTGGCCCGGAAGGCTGGCGTGAGGGGCTGGATTATTTTTTATTAAACCCTGCAATGGGTGCCAGACCGGAGGATAAACAATGA